The following are from one region of the Gloeomargarita lithophora Alchichica-D10 genome:
- the rlmB gene encoding 23S rRNA (guanosine(2251)-2'-O)-methyltransferase RlmB, whose amino-acid sequence MPSPPRPRKRPVLNKKTLRPSRPPRLPNPVPKADAPRISPRIVPAPGRRDDAMDRQPINRRPVDASASDLEATPDPPDYIYGRHTVLTALEQKQPLNRVWVIPPLRYDHRFQTLLAQAQGHGAVIDQVDTTRLDQMTQGAKHQGVVAQVAPYSYWDLSQLLEHIRPQPHPLVVVAEGIMDPQNLGAIIRTTEAIGGQGLIIPQRRCVGITSTVAKVATGALSYLPVVRVVNLTRTLEELKTAGFWSYALVPEATTRLDQVQFSGAVALVVGSEGSGLTLNLRRHCDVSLCIPLGGKTPSLNAAVACAMALYEVRRQHQPARLPLTVSET is encoded by the coding sequence ATGCCTTCCCCCCCCCGTCCCCGGAAACGCCCTGTCCTTAACAAAAAGACCCTGCGGCCAAGCCGTCCTCCCCGCCTCCCCAATCCGGTACCCAAGGCCGATGCGCCTCGGATTTCGCCTCGGATTGTCCCTGCCCCTGGCCGCCGGGATGATGCTATGGATCGGCAACCTATCAATCGGCGACCTGTAGATGCGTCCGCCTCTGACTTGGAAGCCACGCCTGACCCCCCGGATTATATCTACGGGCGGCATACTGTACTTACAGCATTAGAACAAAAACAACCCCTGAATCGGGTGTGGGTTATCCCTCCCCTGCGCTACGACCATCGCTTCCAAACCCTTTTGGCGCAAGCCCAGGGGCACGGAGCCGTGATTGACCAGGTTGACACCACCCGCCTCGACCAGATGACCCAGGGAGCCAAACACCAGGGGGTGGTCGCCCAGGTTGCTCCCTACAGCTATTGGGATTTATCCCAACTCCTAGAGCATATCCGCCCCCAGCCGCATCCTTTGGTGGTGGTGGCCGAAGGCATCATGGATCCGCAAAATTTAGGGGCGATCATCCGCACCACCGAGGCCATCGGCGGGCAGGGGTTAATTATTCCCCAACGGCGGTGTGTGGGGATCACCAGTACGGTCGCCAAGGTGGCTACCGGAGCCTTGAGCTATTTGCCCGTAGTCCGGGTGGTAAATCTCACCCGCACCCTGGAAGAACTCAAAACCGCCGGTTTCTGGAGCTATGCCCTGGTGCCGGAAGCGACCACGCGCCTGGATCAGGTGCAATTTTCCGGTGCGGTGGCTCTGGTAGTCGGCTCCGAAGGCTCCGGGCTGACCCTGAATCTGCGCCGCCACTGCGACGTTTCCCTCTGCATTCCCCTGGGCGGCAAAACCCCCAGCCTCAACGCCGCCGTTGCCTGTGCCATGGCTCT
- a CDS encoding CCA tRNA nucleotidyltransferase, giving the protein MSPLHPFQPQTWPFNSMDLPPGGYLVGGAVRDGLLQRNKNHWDLDIVLPVDVIPCGEKLAKKYHTSLVILDLERQIVRLIFPDVTLDLIQMQGDDILHDLSQRDFTINAIAWDYNTRELYDPHNGQQDLQAKTIRMVHSDNLLHDPLRLLRAYRLAAQLNFAIESKTNQRIKSIASLLANIAPERVQNELNLLCNSQHGSQHLIQAWQDGILTPWFPDIQSHWMQLLPHWDTLPDSYPQLAFILDQHLRQDRSVLNILKLCCLLPENREIARHTLTQLRYSRAEIQYIEKLITLWPVLERLITSPAPPIPAQFDLFQRAGEALPGLLAVALVHGYGWPMLALWLERFTNPQDPVAHALPLVSGHDLMQKLNLTPSPRVGKLLHFLALAHAQGHITNPAEALELAAVLVRQT; this is encoded by the coding sequence ATGTCTCCCTTGCATCCTTTTCAGCCACAAACTTGGCCTTTTAACAGCATGGATTTACCCCCAGGGGGTTATCTCGTGGGAGGAGCGGTGCGGGATGGATTACTCCAACGGAATAAAAATCATTGGGATTTGGATATTGTGCTTCCCGTGGATGTGATTCCCTGCGGCGAAAAATTAGCAAAAAAATATCATACAAGTTTGGTAATTTTAGACCTAGAACGCCAGATTGTACGGTTAATTTTCCCCGATGTAACTTTAGATTTAATTCAGATGCAAGGGGATGATATTCTCCATGACCTCAGCCAACGAGATTTTACAATTAATGCCATTGCTTGGGATTACAATACCAGGGAATTATATGATCCCCACAACGGACAGCAAGATTTACAAGCCAAAACCATCCGCATGGTGCATTCTGATAACTTGCTCCATGACCCTCTACGTCTATTGAGAGCCTATCGTCTGGCGGCACAATTAAATTTTGCCATTGAATCTAAAACCAATCAAAGGATCAAAAGTATAGCATCTCTCCTGGCTAATATAGCCCCGGAGCGGGTACAAAATGAATTAAATTTACTATGCAATAGTCAGCATGGCTCTCAGCATTTAATCCAGGCATGGCAGGATGGTATTTTAACCCCTTGGTTCCCGGATATTCAATCCCATTGGATGCAATTATTACCGCACTGGGATACGCTACCGGACTCTTATCCACAACTTGCATTCATATTAGACCAGCATTTGCGCCAAGACCGTTCGGTACTGAACATACTCAAATTATGCTGTTTATTACCAGAAAATCGGGAAATAGCCCGGCATACTTTGACTCAATTGCGCTATAGTCGGGCGGAAATTCAATATATTGAAAAACTGATCACGCTTTGGCCGGTATTGGAGCGATTAATCACGTCACCGGCCCCCCCCATCCCGGCTCAGTTTGACCTTTTTCAACGGGCGGGGGAGGCACTGCCTGGCTTGTTGGCGGTGGCCTTGGTGCATGGCTATGGGTGGCCGATGCTGGCTCTTTGGTTGGAGCGATTTACCAATCCCCAGGACCCGGTGGCGCACGCCCTGCCCCTGGTCAGCGGCCATGACTTGATGCAAAAGCTCAACCTGACCCCCAGTCCCCGGGTGGGGAAACTGTTGCATTTTTTGGCACTTGCCCATGCCCAAGGACACATTACCAACCCCGCTGAAGCTTTGGAATTAGCCGCAGTATTGGTGAGGCAAACCTGA
- a CDS encoding ABC transporter substrate-binding protein encodes MKQAVTVAMLLAWVGAGCQTSPQGLKLGVLLPATGDLSPIGQGMIPAVSLLVEQVNACGGVNGQPVTVFQEDDQTQPTAGAAAMTKLVEVNRVGGVVGSFASSVSQAALDVAVRNRVPMVSPGSTSPEFTQRAKKGEYQGFWFRTAPPDTYQGAALAELARKRGLNRVGTVVINNSYGLGFEQEFIRALTQKGGQVVNRPTRYDPNASTLESEARSAFAGQPQAVMAAVYAETGALLLKSAYEQGLLPGVQVLLTDAVQSEEFVASVGKNQQGQSLISGAIGTVPGADGPALSALTKLWRSKQGSAPGPYMPQTWDAAAVIILAAQAAGSNQGVDIAPKIREISGSAGQPVSEVCAGLALIKEGKKINYQGASGNVDFDQYGDVVGSYDVWQVTPEGKIQVIDRVMP; translated from the coding sequence ATGAAACAGGCGGTCACGGTGGCAATGCTTTTGGCCTGGGTGGGGGCGGGATGTCAAACATCTCCCCAGGGGTTGAAATTAGGCGTATTACTGCCAGCCACCGGGGATTTATCGCCGATTGGCCAGGGGATGATCCCGGCGGTGAGCCTGTTGGTGGAGCAAGTCAATGCCTGTGGCGGGGTGAACGGCCAGCCGGTGACGGTGTTTCAGGAGGATGACCAAACCCAACCCACGGCGGGGGCGGCGGCGATGACCAAATTGGTGGAGGTGAATCGGGTGGGAGGCGTAGTCGGGTCCTTCGCCAGCAGTGTGTCCCAGGCGGCCTTGGATGTGGCGGTACGCAATCGGGTGCCGATGGTGTCGCCGGGGAGTACCAGCCCGGAATTTACCCAGCGGGCGAAAAAGGGGGAGTACCAGGGCTTTTGGTTTCGCACGGCTCCCCCGGATACCTACCAGGGGGCGGCTCTGGCGGAATTGGCTCGCAAACGGGGGTTGAACCGGGTGGGTACAGTGGTGATTAACAATAGCTATGGGCTGGGGTTTGAGCAGGAATTTATCCGAGCGTTGACCCAAAAAGGGGGGCAGGTCGTCAACCGCCCCACCCGCTATGACCCCAACGCCAGCACCCTGGAAAGCGAAGCCCGCAGTGCCTTTGCCGGTCAACCCCAGGCGGTGATGGCCGCTGTTTATGCGGAAACTGGGGCATTACTCCTAAAATCCGCCTACGAACAGGGGTTACTGCCGGGGGTGCAGGTGTTGCTGACCGATGCGGTGCAATCGGAGGAATTTGTCGCCAGTGTGGGTAAAAATCAGCAGGGACAATCCTTGATCAGCGGGGCGATTGGCACGGTGCCGGGGGCGGATGGTCCGGCTTTGAGCGCATTAACCAAGCTGTGGCGGTCAAAACAGGGGTCGGCGCCGGGTCCCTATATGCCCCAAACCTGGGATGCGGCGGCGGTAATTATCCTGGCGGCGCAGGCGGCGGGCAGTAATCAAGGGGTGGATATTGCGCCCAAAATTCGGGAAATTTCCGGGTCAGCAGGCCAGCCGGTGAGTGAGGTCTGCGCGGGTTTGGCTTTAATCAAAGAAGGTAAAAAAATTAACTACCAGGGGGCGAGCGGCAATGTGGATTTTGATCAATACGGGGACGTGGTGGGCAGTTACGATGTGTGGCAGGTGACCCCGGAGGGCAAGATTCAAGTCATTGACCGGGTAATGCCCTAG
- a CDS encoding CCA tRNA nucleotidyltransferase has product MLLAHLHPQQRQFLIHLAEKIAELDWHLYLVGGGVRDLFLAQKQNKIITLSDIDIVLDQAPANAIEQLIPHIQTLRPGAVVQPHPKFHTCDLRWPDLALDIALARRETYPHPTANPIVTPADIHQDLYRRDFSINAMALGLHPAGILLDPLDGQNDLQQRYLRVLHPHSFQDDPTRLWRGVRYGVRYGLTFAPETLAQWQDTLASGIYEHWRQQPGQAPALQTRLRAELHYLWQTPGWVRAGRWLEQLGAWACIHPNLHWTGELERTLRYGSFGTIHQSHRPHCLTELLLSYVPAEERESVARHLDLALMAQKRLGQLAHLESQLQLLPRLPVSQICQKLEGYQPDFLYGVMVRQRGELQSILCNYLQHWSQQKPPLNGQDLRLLGYPPGSQFRQILSQVRSAFLDREITNRAEAITYVEQHFPRALPGQ; this is encoded by the coding sequence ATGCTTTTAGCCCATTTGCACCCCCAGCAACGGCAATTTTTAATCCATCTTGCTGAAAAAATCGCTGAGTTGGATTGGCACTTGTATTTAGTAGGCGGGGGCGTGCGGGATTTATTTTTAGCACAAAAGCAAAATAAAATAATTACATTGTCCGATATAGATATAGTCCTAGACCAAGCTCCTGCCAATGCCATTGAGCAACTGATTCCCCACATCCAAACCCTGCGTCCCGGTGCAGTGGTGCAACCCCACCCCAAGTTTCACACCTGTGACCTGCGTTGGCCGGACTTAGCCCTGGATATTGCCCTGGCTCGCCGGGAAACCTACCCCCACCCCACCGCCAACCCCATCGTTACCCCCGCCGATATTCATCAAGACCTCTACCGCCGGGATTTTAGTATCAATGCGATGGCCTTGGGCTTACATCCTGCGGGCATACTGCTCGACCCCCTGGATGGGCAAAATGATCTACAACAGCGGTACTTGCGAGTGCTACACCCCCACAGTTTCCAGGATGACCCGACCCGGTTGTGGCGAGGGGTGCGTTACGGGGTGCGCTACGGCTTGACCTTTGCCCCGGAAACCTTAGCGCAATGGCAAGACACGCTTGCTAGTGGCATCTATGAACACTGGCGCCAACAACCGGGGCAAGCACCGGCTTTGCAAACCCGCTTACGAGCCGAATTGCATTACCTTTGGCAGACCCCTGGCTGGGTACGGGCGGGGCGATGGCTGGAACAATTGGGGGCGTGGGCGTGTATTCATCCCAATTTGCACTGGACTGGGGAACTCGAACGCACGTTACGCTATGGCAGTTTTGGAACTATTCACCAATCCCATCGCCCCCACTGTCTCACGGAATTATTGCTCAGCTATGTACCTGCTGAGGAGCGAGAAAGCGTTGCCCGCCATCTGGATTTAGCTTTAATGGCGCAAAAACGCCTGGGACAATTAGCCCATTTAGAATCCCAACTTCAGCTATTGCCCCGTTTACCCGTGAGTCAAATCTGTCAAAAATTAGAGGGTTATCAGCCCGACTTTCTCTATGGGGTAATGGTGCGCCAACGGGGGGAATTGCAAAGCATATTATGCAATTATTTACAGCATTGGTCACAGCAAAAACCTCCCTTAAATGGTCAGGATTTGCGCTTACTTGGTTACCCCCCCGGCTCCCAATTTCGGCAGATTTTATCGCAGGTGCGTTCGGCATTTTTGGATCGGGAAATTACCAACCGTGCCGAAGCCATTACCTATGTAGAACAGCATTTTCCTAGGGCATTACCCGGTCAATGA
- a CDS encoding NADH-quinone oxidoreductase subunit M, whose protein sequence is MLSGLVWLPLVGIGILWLCPPAWGRAVSIATAVGLGVWTGVLVTQFDVHTAGWQMVEQLPWLDNLGLSYGLAVDGLSLPLLGLNALILVLVVVSGQPETRPRLYYSLLHLTGAAVGGAFLAQNLLLFFLFYELELLPLYLLIAIWGGVRRDYAAIKFLVYTAISGLVLLAAFFGLVVLSGSGSFDYGAIVTENLGVGAQVGVLILLLIGLGIKIPLVPLHTWLPDAHVEASTPVSMLLAGVLLKLGTYGLLRFGVQLLPQGWQVLAPFLAVWAVVSVLYGSFMAIGQRDMKRVVAYSSIGHMGYVLLAAAAATPLALVAAVAQMVSHGLIAALLFFLVGVVYRVTGTRDLERLQGLLTPERGLPVVGSLMILAVMASSGIPGMVGFVSEFMVFRGSFPVFPLLTLLAMLGTGLTSVYFLLLVNRAFFGRLTPALAELPPVSWGQRAPAIVLAVLVVTLGLQPAWLVRWSEATVGTWGQG, encoded by the coding sequence ATGTTGAGTGGGTTGGTGTGGTTACCCCTGGTGGGCATCGGTATCCTGTGGCTGTGTCCCCCCGCTTGGGGGCGGGCGGTGTCAATCGCAACGGCGGTGGGGCTGGGCGTTTGGACGGGCGTGTTGGTCACTCAATTTGATGTGCATACCGCCGGGTGGCAGATGGTGGAGCAGTTGCCCTGGTTGGACAATTTGGGGCTGAGCTATGGCCTGGCGGTGGATGGGTTGTCCCTACCGTTGTTGGGGTTAAATGCCCTGATTTTAGTTTTGGTGGTGGTGAGCGGGCAACCAGAAACCCGTCCCCGTTTGTATTACAGTTTATTGCACCTCACGGGAGCCGCCGTTGGCGGGGCATTTCTGGCGCAGAATTTGCTGTTATTTTTTCTATTTTATGAATTGGAATTATTACCTTTATATCTACTGATTGCCATTTGGGGTGGGGTACGGCGGGATTATGCGGCCATCAAGTTTTTGGTCTATACGGCGATTTCGGGGTTGGTACTCCTGGCGGCGTTTTTTGGGTTGGTGGTGTTGAGTGGGTCGGGTTCCTTTGATTATGGGGCGATTGTTACTGAAAATTTGGGGGTCGGGGCGCAGGTTGGGGTGTTGATTTTATTGCTCATTGGTTTGGGGATTAAAATTCCTTTGGTGCCTTTGCATACCTGGTTGCCGGATGCCCATGTGGAAGCGTCCACGCCGGTTTCCATGCTGTTGGCGGGGGTGTTGTTAAAACTGGGCACCTATGGCTTATTGCGGTTCGGGGTGCAATTATTGCCCCAGGGCTGGCAGGTGTTGGCACCGTTTTTGGCGGTGTGGGCGGTGGTGAGCGTGCTGTACGGTTCGTTTATGGCGATTGGGCAACGGGACATGAAGCGGGTGGTGGCCTATAGTTCCATTGGGCACATGGGGTATGTTTTGTTGGCGGCGGCGGCGGCGACTCCCCTGGCGTTGGTGGCTGCGGTGGCGCAGATGGTCAGTCATGGCTTGATTGCGGCGCTGTTGTTTTTCCTGGTGGGGGTGGTCTATCGGGTCACGGGGACGCGGGATTTGGAGCGGCTCCAGGGTTTACTCACGCCGGAACGGGGCTTGCCGGTGGTGGGCAGTTTGATGATTTTGGCGGTGATGGCGAGTAGTGGCATTCCGGGGATGGTGGGGTTTGTGAGTGAATTTATGGTATTTCGGGGTAGTTTTCCCGTGTTTCCGCTGTTGACCCTGCTGGCGATGCTGGGGACGGGCTTAACGTCGGTGTATTTTCTGTTGTTGGTAAATCGGGCGTTTTTTGGGCGGCTGACCCCGGCCTTGGCGGAATTACCGCCGGTTTCCTGGGGACAGCGGGCACCGGCGATTGTCCTGGCGGTTTTGGTGGTGACTTTGGGGTTGCAACCGGCCTGGTTGGTGCGCTGGAGTGAGGCAACGGTCGGTACGTGGGGGCAAGGATGA